One part of the Numenius arquata chromosome 24, bNumArq3.hap1.1, whole genome shotgun sequence genome encodes these proteins:
- the AMPD1 gene encoding AMP deaminase 1 isoform X1, whose protein sequence is MSRVRIPAEDKEIDEATRSFAEKVFASEVKDEESRQEISPFDVEDICPISRQEMREYMILQESSAEKRKKRLFRMKTIALAVPVAQRSITRLSTIDEVISTSPLYQTVPDFQRVQITGDYASGVTVEDFEVVCKGLYRALCIREKYMQQSLQRFPRTPSQYLRAIEGEVWRASDIGPVFTPPVKDGQDPFETGNLPEDLGYHIQMKDGVVYIYGDKAAAERNEPKDLPYLSLEHFLDDMNFLLALIAQGPVKTYTHRRLKFLSSKFQVHEMLNEMEEMKELKNNPHRDFYNCRKVDTHIHAAACMNQKHLLRFIKKSYCVDADRVVYDAKGKQLTLKQLFQQLNLHPYDLTVDSLDVHAGRQTFQRFDKFNDKYNPVGASELRDLYLKTENAINGEYFATIIKEVGSDLEDAKYQHAEPRLSIYGRSAEEWPKLASWFNNHRVYSPNMKWMIQVPRIYDVFRSKNFLPHFEKMLENIFVPVFEATINPQSHKELSVFLRHITGFDSVDDESKHSGHMFCTKSPKPKEWTSEKNPSYTYYLYYMYANILVLNNLRRQHGMNTFLFRPHCGEAGALTHLLTAFMTADNISHGLNLKKSPVLQYLYFLAQIPIAMSPLSNNSLFLEYAKNPLLDFHQKGLMVSLSTDDPMQFHYTKEALMEEYAIAAQVFKLSTCDMCEIARNSVLQCGLSHEEKAKFLGENYQEEGPQGNDIRKTNVAQIRMAYRYETWCYELNLIAEGLKAE, encoded by the exons ATGTCACGGGTGAGAATTCCAG CAGAAGACAAAG AGATAGATGAGGCAACACGCTCCTTCGCAGAGAAGGTCTTTGCCTCTGAGGTGAAAGATGAGGAGAGCAGGCAAGAGATCTCTCCTTTTGACGTGGAAGACATCTGCCCCATCTCACGCCAGGAAATGAGAGAGTACATGATACTTCAGGAGAGCTCTGCAGAAAAGCG GAAGAAGCGCTTGTTCCGCATGAAGACAATTGCCTTGGCAGTCCCTGTGGCTCAGAGGTCTATAACCAGACTGTCCACTATTGATGAGGTCATCTCTACCTCCCCCCTGTACCAGACTGTGCCTGACTTCCAGCGGGTACAGATCACAGGGGATTATGCCTCTGGG GTGACAGTTGAAGATTTTGAAGTTGTCTGCAAAGGCCTGTACCGTGCTCTGTGCATCCGGGAGAAATACATGCAGCAGTCTCTGCAGAGGTTCCCCAGGACCCCGTCTCAGTACCTGCGTGCTATCGAAGGCGAGGTCTGGAGGGCGAGTGACATTGGCCCAG TGTTCACCCCACCAGTGAAGGATGGACAGGATCCCTTTGAAACTGGGAATCTCCCTGAGGACCTGGGATACCATATCCAGATGAAGGATGGGGTAGTTTACATCTATGGAGACAAGGCAGCGGCTGAAAGAAATGAGCCAAAGGACCTGCCCTACCTCAGCCTCGAGCACTTCCTTGATGACATGAACTTCCTCTTGGCCCTGATTGCCCAGGGCCCTGT TAAGACCTACACTCACCGGCGCCTGAAGTTCCTCTCATCCAAGttccaagtgcatgaaatgctaaATGAGATGGAGGAGATGAAAGAGCTAAAGAACAATCCCCATCGGGACTTCTACAACTGCCGGAAG GTGGACACACACATCCATGCTGCAGCCTGTATGAACCAGAAGCATCTTCTGCGGTTCATCAAGAAATCATACTGTGTGGATGCTGACCGTGTCGTTTATGATGCCAAAGGCAAACAACTCACCCTGAAACAGCTTTTCCAGCAGCTCAATCTGCACCCCTATGACCTGACAGTGGATTCTCTGGATGTCCATGCT gggcGCCAGACATTTCAGCGCTTTGACAAGTTCAATGATAAGTACAACCCTGTGGGCGCAAGCGAGCTGCGGGACCTCTATCTGAAGACGGAGAACGCTATCAACGGCGAGTACTTTGCTACCATCATCAAG GAGGTTGGCTCTGATCTGGAGGATGCCAAGTACCAGCACGCGGAGCCTCGCCTCTCAATCTATGGGCGATCGGCTGAGGAGTGGCCCAAGCTAGCCAGCTGGTTCAACAATCATCGGGTCTACTCCCCCAACATGAAGTGGATGATCCAAGTACCCAGGATTTA TGATGTGTTCAGGTCTAAGAATTTCCTCCCACACTTTGAGAAGATGCTGGAAAATATCTTTGTTCCCGTGTTTGAGGCAACTATCAATCCCCAATCCCACAAGGAGCTGAGTGTCTTTTTACGTCAC ATCACTGGCTTCGACAGCGTGGATGATGAATCCAAGCATAGCGGACACATGTTCTGCACTAAAAGCCCAAAGCCAAAGGAGTGGACTTCTGAGAAGAACCCATCCTACACCTACTATCTGTACTACATGTATGCCAACATCCTGGTGCTCAACAACCTACGCAG GCAGCATGGTATGAACACGTTCCTCTTCCGTCCACACTGTGGGGAAGCCGGGGCCCTCACACATCTGCTTACAGCCTTCATGACAGCAGATAACATCTCCCATGGTCTCAACCTCAAGAAG AGCCCGGTGTTGCAGTATCTGTACTTCCTTGCCCAGATTCCCATTGCTATGTCCCCACTCAGCAACAACAGCCTCTTCCTGGAGTATGCGAAGAATCCATTGCTCGACTTCCACCAGAAGGGCCTCATGGTGTCCCTTTCGACAGATGACCCCATGCAGTTCCATTACACCAAG GAGGCCCTGATGGAGGAGTATGCCATTGCTGCCCAAGTCTTCAAGCTCAGCACCTGTGACATGTGTGAAATTGCCAGGAACAGCGTCCTGCAGTGTGGCCTGTCCCATGAG GAGAAAGCCAAGTTCCTGGGGGAAAACTACCAGGAAGAGGGGCCCCAGGGCAACGACATCCGGAAGACAAACGTGGCCCAGATCCGCATGGCCTACCGCTACGAGACCTGGTGCTACGAGCTCAACCTCATTGCCGAGGGGCTGAAAGCCGAATAG
- the AMPD1 gene encoding AMP deaminase 1 isoform X2 produces MSRVRIPEIDEATRSFAEKVFASEVKDEESRQEISPFDVEDICPISRQEMREYMILQESSAEKRKKRLFRMKTIALAVPVAQRSITRLSTIDEVISTSPLYQTVPDFQRVQITGDYASGVTVEDFEVVCKGLYRALCIREKYMQQSLQRFPRTPSQYLRAIEGEVWRASDIGPVFTPPVKDGQDPFETGNLPEDLGYHIQMKDGVVYIYGDKAAAERNEPKDLPYLSLEHFLDDMNFLLALIAQGPVKTYTHRRLKFLSSKFQVHEMLNEMEEMKELKNNPHRDFYNCRKVDTHIHAAACMNQKHLLRFIKKSYCVDADRVVYDAKGKQLTLKQLFQQLNLHPYDLTVDSLDVHAGRQTFQRFDKFNDKYNPVGASELRDLYLKTENAINGEYFATIIKEVGSDLEDAKYQHAEPRLSIYGRSAEEWPKLASWFNNHRVYSPNMKWMIQVPRIYDVFRSKNFLPHFEKMLENIFVPVFEATINPQSHKELSVFLRHITGFDSVDDESKHSGHMFCTKSPKPKEWTSEKNPSYTYYLYYMYANILVLNNLRRQHGMNTFLFRPHCGEAGALTHLLTAFMTADNISHGLNLKKSPVLQYLYFLAQIPIAMSPLSNNSLFLEYAKNPLLDFHQKGLMVSLSTDDPMQFHYTKEALMEEYAIAAQVFKLSTCDMCEIARNSVLQCGLSHEEKAKFLGENYQEEGPQGNDIRKTNVAQIRMAYRYETWCYELNLIAEGLKAE; encoded by the exons ATGTCACGGGTGAGAATTCCAG AGATAGATGAGGCAACACGCTCCTTCGCAGAGAAGGTCTTTGCCTCTGAGGTGAAAGATGAGGAGAGCAGGCAAGAGATCTCTCCTTTTGACGTGGAAGACATCTGCCCCATCTCACGCCAGGAAATGAGAGAGTACATGATACTTCAGGAGAGCTCTGCAGAAAAGCG GAAGAAGCGCTTGTTCCGCATGAAGACAATTGCCTTGGCAGTCCCTGTGGCTCAGAGGTCTATAACCAGACTGTCCACTATTGATGAGGTCATCTCTACCTCCCCCCTGTACCAGACTGTGCCTGACTTCCAGCGGGTACAGATCACAGGGGATTATGCCTCTGGG GTGACAGTTGAAGATTTTGAAGTTGTCTGCAAAGGCCTGTACCGTGCTCTGTGCATCCGGGAGAAATACATGCAGCAGTCTCTGCAGAGGTTCCCCAGGACCCCGTCTCAGTACCTGCGTGCTATCGAAGGCGAGGTCTGGAGGGCGAGTGACATTGGCCCAG TGTTCACCCCACCAGTGAAGGATGGACAGGATCCCTTTGAAACTGGGAATCTCCCTGAGGACCTGGGATACCATATCCAGATGAAGGATGGGGTAGTTTACATCTATGGAGACAAGGCAGCGGCTGAAAGAAATGAGCCAAAGGACCTGCCCTACCTCAGCCTCGAGCACTTCCTTGATGACATGAACTTCCTCTTGGCCCTGATTGCCCAGGGCCCTGT TAAGACCTACACTCACCGGCGCCTGAAGTTCCTCTCATCCAAGttccaagtgcatgaaatgctaaATGAGATGGAGGAGATGAAAGAGCTAAAGAACAATCCCCATCGGGACTTCTACAACTGCCGGAAG GTGGACACACACATCCATGCTGCAGCCTGTATGAACCAGAAGCATCTTCTGCGGTTCATCAAGAAATCATACTGTGTGGATGCTGACCGTGTCGTTTATGATGCCAAAGGCAAACAACTCACCCTGAAACAGCTTTTCCAGCAGCTCAATCTGCACCCCTATGACCTGACAGTGGATTCTCTGGATGTCCATGCT gggcGCCAGACATTTCAGCGCTTTGACAAGTTCAATGATAAGTACAACCCTGTGGGCGCAAGCGAGCTGCGGGACCTCTATCTGAAGACGGAGAACGCTATCAACGGCGAGTACTTTGCTACCATCATCAAG GAGGTTGGCTCTGATCTGGAGGATGCCAAGTACCAGCACGCGGAGCCTCGCCTCTCAATCTATGGGCGATCGGCTGAGGAGTGGCCCAAGCTAGCCAGCTGGTTCAACAATCATCGGGTCTACTCCCCCAACATGAAGTGGATGATCCAAGTACCCAGGATTTA TGATGTGTTCAGGTCTAAGAATTTCCTCCCACACTTTGAGAAGATGCTGGAAAATATCTTTGTTCCCGTGTTTGAGGCAACTATCAATCCCCAATCCCACAAGGAGCTGAGTGTCTTTTTACGTCAC ATCACTGGCTTCGACAGCGTGGATGATGAATCCAAGCATAGCGGACACATGTTCTGCACTAAAAGCCCAAAGCCAAAGGAGTGGACTTCTGAGAAGAACCCATCCTACACCTACTATCTGTACTACATGTATGCCAACATCCTGGTGCTCAACAACCTACGCAG GCAGCATGGTATGAACACGTTCCTCTTCCGTCCACACTGTGGGGAAGCCGGGGCCCTCACACATCTGCTTACAGCCTTCATGACAGCAGATAACATCTCCCATGGTCTCAACCTCAAGAAG AGCCCGGTGTTGCAGTATCTGTACTTCCTTGCCCAGATTCCCATTGCTATGTCCCCACTCAGCAACAACAGCCTCTTCCTGGAGTATGCGAAGAATCCATTGCTCGACTTCCACCAGAAGGGCCTCATGGTGTCCCTTTCGACAGATGACCCCATGCAGTTCCATTACACCAAG GAGGCCCTGATGGAGGAGTATGCCATTGCTGCCCAAGTCTTCAAGCTCAGCACCTGTGACATGTGTGAAATTGCCAGGAACAGCGTCCTGCAGTGTGGCCTGTCCCATGAG GAGAAAGCCAAGTTCCTGGGGGAAAACTACCAGGAAGAGGGGCCCCAGGGCAACGACATCCGGAAGACAAACGTGGCCCAGATCCGCATGGCCTACCGCTACGAGACCTGGTGCTACGAGCTCAACCTCATTGCCGAGGGGCTGAAAGCCGAATAG